A genomic window from Streptomyces sp. HUAS YS2 includes:
- a CDS encoding tetratricopeptide repeat protein: MGNEERAPRSGPQEELAARLRLLQELSGLGVRALARETGLSSSSLSRYLGGQTVPPWPAVIALCRLVKRDPRPLRPLWERTSNPLPAPPKSSRVVPPVPRNDLPRDAADFTGREAELAAVLATVETHGAVSVDGMAGVGKTCLAVHAAHRLADAYPDGRLYVDLHGFTDGRPPLDPDSALRMLLGALGVPSERVPQEGVEQLAACWRSELARRKVVVVLDNAADAEQVRPLLPGAGPSVALITSRNRLLGLDEVPPVSLDVLGPEESAELLARASGDPGGPDGRLGREPESAAEVLRLCGRLPLALRLAAARLRHRPGWTVGILVERMTQGGAAFDAEFGAALAMSVRQLNRAQARLFRMLGLLPGASFDEYVVAALADVPLHTAQEMLEDLLDAHLVQQPTPDRYRLHDLVHQHARRAAAEQDSAAERERALVRVLDYYVHAASAADAAMPFVSPGRAASAGPVPAALPRFADKNAALSWFVAEYGNLIAAFETAAAVGADAHVCELPRFLRAYFARRCGTTHLNFLFERSLAAAERLGDPLQLAEAHSDLGFARYNAGRTEEAAALYEAAGVGVSEAGDRQAEAELALRRGYLSWDTGHVDEPLALFRRAGELYGEAGSPTGAAYAAAAEAWALLQLGQREEAARLAREVLAVPHADPAWPPRLTARITLGVAVADEEPEEAAEHLRQALELSRDDGHLHNQAWGLNCQGVALRRMGRYEEALASHREAFALLDELFEEHWKIRFLNGYGETCRLAGLPEEALRLHRQALELAPGLGYRYEEALAHEGIATVLDATDPATAAEHREAGRAARRELVGAGR; the protein is encoded by the coding sequence GTGGGGAACGAGGAACGGGCGCCGCGGAGCGGCCCTCAGGAGGAGCTCGCGGCACGGCTGCGTCTGCTCCAGGAACTGTCCGGGCTCGGGGTCCGGGCCCTCGCGCGGGAGACGGGACTCAGCTCCTCGTCGCTCTCGCGCTACCTCGGCGGGCAGACCGTGCCGCCGTGGCCCGCGGTGATCGCCCTGTGCCGCCTGGTCAAGCGGGACCCGCGCCCGCTGCGCCCCCTGTGGGAGCGGACCTCGAACCCGCTGCCGGCGCCCCCGAAGAGCAGCCGGGTGGTCCCGCCGGTGCCGCGCAACGACCTGCCGCGGGACGCGGCCGACTTCACCGGCCGCGAGGCCGAGCTCGCGGCCGTCCTCGCCACGGTCGAGACCCACGGCGCGGTGTCGGTGGACGGCATGGCGGGCGTCGGCAAGACCTGTCTGGCGGTGCACGCCGCGCACCGGCTCGCCGACGCCTACCCGGACGGCCGGCTCTATGTGGACCTGCACGGGTTCACCGACGGCAGGCCCCCGCTCGACCCCGATTCCGCGCTGCGGATGCTGCTCGGGGCGCTCGGCGTCCCGTCCGAGCGGGTCCCGCAGGAGGGGGTGGAGCAACTGGCCGCCTGCTGGCGGTCGGAGCTGGCCCGCCGCAAGGTCGTCGTGGTCCTCGACAACGCCGCGGACGCCGAACAGGTCAGGCCGCTGCTGCCCGGCGCCGGCCCGTCCGTCGCCCTGATCACCAGCCGCAACCGGCTCCTCGGCCTGGACGAGGTGCCTCCGGTCTCACTGGACGTCCTCGGCCCCGAGGAGAGCGCGGAACTGCTGGCCCGGGCCAGCGGCGACCCCGGCGGCCCGGACGGCCGGCTGGGCCGCGAGCCGGAGTCCGCCGCCGAGGTGCTGCGCCTGTGCGGCCGGCTGCCGCTGGCCCTGCGGCTCGCGGCGGCCCGGCTGCGGCACCGGCCGGGCTGGACGGTGGGCATCCTCGTCGAGCGGATGACGCAGGGCGGGGCCGCGTTCGACGCCGAGTTCGGCGCGGCGCTGGCCATGTCGGTCCGGCAGCTGAACCGCGCCCAGGCCCGCCTGTTCCGGATGCTGGGCCTGCTGCCCGGCGCGTCGTTCGACGAGTACGTGGTGGCGGCGCTGGCGGACGTACCGCTGCACACCGCCCAGGAGATGCTGGAGGACCTGCTCGACGCGCACCTCGTCCAGCAGCCGACGCCTGACCGCTACCGGCTGCACGACCTGGTGCACCAGCACGCGCGCCGGGCCGCGGCGGAGCAGGACTCGGCGGCCGAGCGGGAGCGGGCCCTGGTCCGGGTGCTCGACTACTACGTGCACGCGGCGTCGGCCGCCGACGCGGCGATGCCGTTCGTCTCGCCCGGCCGGGCGGCGTCCGCGGGTCCGGTACCGGCCGCGCTGCCGCGGTTCGCGGACAAGAACGCGGCGCTGTCCTGGTTCGTCGCCGAGTACGGGAACCTGATCGCCGCGTTCGAGACGGCGGCGGCGGTCGGCGCGGACGCGCACGTGTGCGAACTGCCGCGTTTCCTGCGGGCGTACTTCGCGCGGCGCTGCGGCACGACCCATCTCAACTTCCTGTTCGAGCGGTCGCTGGCCGCCGCCGAGCGGCTGGGCGATCCGCTGCAACTGGCCGAGGCGCACAGCGACCTGGGCTTCGCGCGCTACAACGCGGGCCGGACCGAGGAGGCCGCGGCGCTGTACGAGGCGGCCGGCGTAGGGGTTTCCGAGGCGGGCGACCGGCAGGCGGAGGCCGAACTGGCCCTGCGCCGCGGCTATCTGAGCTGGGACACGGGTCACGTCGACGAGCCCCTCGCGCTGTTCCGGCGCGCGGGGGAGCTGTACGGGGAGGCCGGGAGCCCCACGGGCGCGGCGTACGCGGCCGCGGCGGAGGCCTGGGCGCTGCTCCAGCTGGGGCAGCGCGAGGAGGCGGCGCGGCTGGCCCGCGAGGTCCTCGCCGTCCCGCACGCCGACCCGGCCTGGCCGCCCCGGCTGACGGCCCGGATCACCCTCGGCGTGGCCGTGGCCGACGAGGAGCCGGAAGAGGCGGCGGAGCACCTGCGGCAGGCGCTGGAGCTGTCCCGCGACGACGGTCACCTGCACAACCAGGCGTGGGGCCTCAACTGCCAGGGGGTCGCGCTGCGCCGGATGGGCCGGTACGAAGAGGCCCTGGCCAGCCACCGGGAGGCGTTCGCGCTCCTCGACGAGCTGTTCGAGGAGCACTGGAAGATCCGTTTCCTCAACGGCTACGGCGAGACCTGTCGGCTCGCGGGCCTGCCGGAGGAGGCGCTGCGGCTGCACCGGCAGGCGCTGGAGCTGGCCCCCGGTCTCGGCTACCGGTACGAGGAGGCGCTGGCCCACGAGGGCATCGCGACCGTGCTGGACGCCACGGACCCCGCCACGGCCGCCGAGCACCGCGAGGCGGGCCGGGCCGCCCGCCGGGAACTCGTCGGCGCGGGCCGGTGA
- a CDS encoding NAD(P)/FAD-dependent oxidoreductase: MSTGHRIVVLGAGYTGMFSAIRLAHRTRRTGVEITLVNPSGRFVERLRMHQIAAGQELPRHRIADLLDGTGVTFVQGAATAIDPEARRITVDGTTPLAYDTLVYALGSSTDTGNAPGADAHAFTLNSPETAGRFAARLTELAAAGGTVTVCGGGLTGIEAATEIAEAHPGLDITLISTQEPGAMMGDKARAYLHRVLDRLRITRETGVRVAKVLPDAVELADGRVLRSDACLWTTGVRVSPLAADAGIATDQRGLILTDTTLRSVSHPDIHAVGDAAAITMDFGQLHGSCQSGLPTAQYTADTIARLVHGKNVKPFRFGYFHQPLSLGRKDAVIQFTKADFTPSRLRLTGRSAAWYKELVSGSPLTTYRYSKRMNMTTFVSKRGSATPRPAA, from the coding sequence ATGAGCACCGGCCACCGCATCGTCGTTCTCGGCGCCGGCTACACGGGGATGTTCAGCGCGATCCGACTGGCCCACCGCACCCGCCGGACCGGCGTGGAGATCACCCTGGTCAACCCGTCCGGCCGGTTCGTCGAGCGGCTGCGGATGCACCAGATCGCCGCCGGGCAGGAGCTGCCCCGCCACCGGATCGCCGACCTGCTCGACGGCACCGGCGTCACGTTCGTCCAGGGCGCCGCCACCGCCATCGACCCCGAGGCCCGGCGCATCACCGTCGACGGCACCACACCCCTCGCCTACGACACCCTCGTCTACGCGCTCGGCAGCTCGACCGACACCGGCAACGCCCCCGGCGCCGACGCGCACGCCTTCACCCTGAACAGCCCGGAGACCGCCGGCCGGTTCGCCGCACGGCTCACCGAGCTCGCCGCGGCCGGCGGCACGGTCACCGTCTGCGGCGGCGGCCTGACCGGCATCGAGGCGGCCACCGAGATCGCCGAGGCCCACCCGGGCCTGGACATCACCCTGATCAGCACGCAGGAGCCCGGCGCGATGATGGGCGACAAGGCCCGCGCGTACCTGCACCGGGTACTGGACCGCCTCCGCATCACACGGGAGACCGGCGTCCGGGTCGCGAAGGTGCTCCCCGACGCCGTCGAACTCGCCGACGGCCGGGTACTGCGCTCCGACGCCTGCCTGTGGACCACCGGCGTCCGGGTCTCCCCCCTCGCCGCCGACGCCGGCATCGCCACCGACCAGCGCGGCCTCATCCTCACCGACACCACGCTCCGCTCGGTGTCCCACCCGGACATCCACGCCGTCGGCGACGCCGCCGCGATCACCATGGACTTCGGACAGCTCCACGGCTCCTGCCAGAGCGGACTGCCCACCGCCCAGTACACCGCCGACACCATCGCACGCCTCGTGCACGGCAAGAACGTCAAACCGTTCCGCTTCGGCTACTTCCACCAGCCGCTCAGCCTCGGCCGCAAGGACGCCGTCATCCAGTTCACCAAGGCCGACTTCACCCCGTCCCGCCTGCGCCTCACCGGCCGCAGCGCCGCCTGGTACAAGGAGCTGGTCAGCGGCAGCCCCCTGACGACCTACCGCTACAGCAAGCGCATGAACATGACCACGTTCGTCTCCAAGCGCGGCAGCGCCACCCCCCGGCCCGCCGCGTGA
- a CDS encoding helix-turn-helix domain-containing protein, with amino-acid sequence MDAAQQEATARARELQRSWYGEPLGALFRRLIDDLGLNQARLAAVLGLSAPMLSQLMSGQRAKIGNPAVVQRVQALQELAGQVADGSVSAAEATDRMDEIKKSQGGSVLTGTSQTTNSSGAPTVRRVVREIQSLLRSVAAAGDIIDAADSLAPTHPELAEFLRVYGAGRTSDAVSHYESHQN; translated from the coding sequence ATGGATGCAGCGCAGCAGGAAGCCACGGCAAGAGCCAGAGAGCTTCAGCGCAGTTGGTACGGAGAGCCGCTGGGGGCGCTCTTCCGCCGGCTGATCGACGACCTCGGGCTGAACCAGGCCCGGCTGGCGGCCGTACTCGGACTCTCCGCGCCCATGCTGTCCCAGCTCATGAGCGGCCAGCGGGCGAAGATCGGCAACCCTGCCGTCGTCCAGCGGGTCCAGGCCCTGCAGGAGCTCGCCGGCCAGGTCGCCGACGGCAGCGTGAGCGCCGCCGAGGCCACCGACCGGATGGACGAGATCAAGAAGTCGCAGGGCGGCTCGGTCCTGACCGGCACCAGCCAGACGACGAACAGCTCAGGCGCGCCGACCGTGCGCCGCGTGGTCCGCGAGATCCAGTCGCTGCTCCGCTCCGTCGCGGCGGCCGGCGACATCATCGATGCCGCGGACTCCCTCGCCCCGACACACCCCGAGCTGGCAGAGTTCCTCCGGGTGTACGGGGCCGGCCGGACGTCGGACGCGGTCTCGCACTACGAGTCGCACCAGAACTGA
- a CDS encoding serine/threonine-protein kinase: MGEVFAGRYELIDPIGRGGVGAVWRAWDHRRRRYVAAKVLQQSDAHTLLRFVREQALRIDHPHVLAPASWAADDDKVLFTMDLVSGGSLAHVIGDYGPLPPRFVCVLLDQLLSGLAAVHAEGVVHRDIKPANILLEATGTGRPHLRLSDFGISMRKGEPRLTETNYVVGTPGYFAPEQMMGAEPDFTADLFAVGLVALYLLQGTKPDSQALVDYFLTHGTPGAPQGIPEPLWQVLAGLLQPDPQARFRSATGARKALTTAVEMLPDAGPDEEPVEVFDQIGPLPAGFGPEGPAAAAPVPDAAPAPDTAPDPSETGSFHLPPPPAQQPQLQPHSAQTAPTSPYAAPASAPTQLSAPSPAHPLSPHAAAPDFAQAPTSAVPSMQPPTRQYTAHAPVVPAQSAAPVPVPAATPATRPGPPPKVAIPVLIVALVCLAVGIWALTQA, from the coding sequence ATGGGTGAGGTCTTCGCTGGTCGGTACGAGCTGATCGACCCGATCGGACGCGGTGGCGTCGGCGCGGTGTGGCGTGCCTGGGATCACCGGCGGCGCCGCTACGTGGCCGCGAAGGTGCTCCAGCAGAGCGACGCGCACACGCTACTGCGTTTCGTCCGCGAGCAGGCACTGAGGATCGACCACCCGCACGTCCTCGCCCCCGCCAGCTGGGCCGCGGACGACGACAAGGTGCTGTTCACCATGGATCTGGTGAGCGGCGGGTCGCTGGCGCACGTCATCGGCGACTACGGCCCGCTGCCGCCGCGCTTCGTCTGTGTCCTGCTCGACCAGCTGCTGTCCGGTCTGGCCGCGGTGCACGCGGAGGGGGTCGTGCACCGCGACATCAAGCCGGCGAACATCCTGCTGGAGGCCACCGGAACCGGGCGGCCGCATCTGCGGCTGTCCGATTTCGGCATCTCCATGCGCAAGGGCGAGCCGCGGCTCACCGAGACGAACTACGTGGTGGGGACGCCCGGTTACTTCGCTCCCGAGCAGATGATGGGCGCGGAGCCGGACTTCACCGCGGACCTGTTCGCGGTGGGCCTGGTGGCCCTCTACCTCCTCCAGGGCACCAAGCCCGACTCCCAGGCCCTCGTCGACTACTTCCTGACGCACGGCACGCCCGGCGCCCCGCAGGGCATCCCGGAGCCGCTGTGGCAGGTGCTCGCGGGGTTGCTCCAGCCCGACCCGCAGGCCAGGTTCCGGTCCGCCACCGGCGCCCGCAAGGCGCTGACCACGGCGGTCGAGATGCTGCCGGACGCCGGTCCGGACGAGGAGCCGGTCGAGGTCTTCGACCAGATCGGTCCGCTGCCCGCCGGCTTCGGCCCGGAGGGCCCGGCCGCCGCCGCGCCCGTACCGGACGCCGCCCCCGCGCCGGACACCGCGCCTGACCCGTCCGAGACGGGCAGCTTCCACCTGCCGCCGCCGCCCGCGCAGCAGCCGCAGCTTCAGCCCCATTCCGCCCAGACGGCTCCCACGTCCCCCTACGCGGCGCCCGCGTCCGCCCCCACCCAGCTCTCGGCGCCGTCCCCCGCGCACCCGCTCTCCCCCCATGCAGCCGCGCCCGACTTCGCCCAGGCCCCGACGTCCGCCGTGCCGTCGATGCAGCCCCCGACGCGCCAGTACACGGCGCACGCCCCCGTCGTGCCCGCCCAGAGCGCGGCCCCCGTGCCTGTGCCGGCGGCGACCCCGGCAACACGACCGGGACCGCCCCCGAAGGTGGCGATCCCGGTGCTGATCGTCGCGCTGGTCTGCCTGGCCGTCGGCATCTGGGCCCTCACCCAGGCCTGA